A window of Streptomyces gilvosporeus contains these coding sequences:
- a CDS encoding aldehyde dehydrogenase family protein, translating to MTFDYAPAPESRAVVDIAPSYGLFVDGEFAPASDGKVFKTVSPSSEEVLSEVAQASGDDVDRAVKAARKAFEKWSALPGAERAKYLFRIARIIQERSRELAVLESLDNGKPIRESRDADLPLVAAHFFYYAGWADKLDHAGYGPNPRPLGVAGQVIPWNFPLLMLAWKIAPALATGNTVVLKPAETTPLSALFFADICRQAGLPKGVVNILTGDGSTGAALVAHPDVNKVAFTGSTEVGKAIARTVAGTDKKVTLELGGKAANIVFDDAPIDQAVEGIVNGIFFNQGHVCCAGSRLLVQESVQDELLDALKRRMQTLRVGDPLDKNTDIGAINSAEQLARITALADAGEAEGAERWAPACELPTAGYWFAPTLFTGVTQAHRIAREEIFGPVLSVLTFRTPEEAVAKANNTPYGLSAGIWTEKGSRILWMANKLRAGVIWSNTFNKFDPASPFGGYKESGYGREGGRHGLEAYLNV from the coding sequence ATGACCTTCGATTACGCACCCGCACCCGAGTCCCGCGCGGTCGTCGACATCGCGCCGTCCTACGGGCTGTTCGTCGACGGCGAGTTCGCCCCCGCCTCCGACGGCAAGGTCTTCAAGACCGTCTCCCCGTCGTCCGAGGAGGTCCTCTCCGAGGTCGCCCAGGCGAGCGGCGACGACGTCGACCGCGCCGTCAAGGCCGCCCGCAAGGCGTTCGAGAAGTGGTCGGCGCTGCCGGGCGCCGAGCGCGCCAAGTACCTGTTCCGGATCGCCCGGATCATCCAGGAGCGCTCGCGCGAGCTGGCCGTCCTGGAGTCGCTGGACAACGGCAAGCCGATCCGCGAGTCCCGCGACGCCGACCTCCCCCTCGTCGCCGCGCACTTCTTCTACTACGCGGGCTGGGCCGACAAGCTCGACCACGCGGGCTACGGTCCGAACCCGCGGCCCCTGGGCGTCGCCGGCCAGGTCATCCCGTGGAACTTCCCGCTGCTGATGCTGGCGTGGAAGATCGCCCCGGCGCTGGCGACCGGCAACACGGTCGTGCTGAAGCCGGCCGAGACCACCCCGCTGTCCGCCCTGTTCTTCGCGGACATCTGCCGCCAGGCGGGGCTGCCCAAGGGCGTCGTCAACATCCTGACGGGCGACGGCTCCACGGGTGCCGCCCTGGTGGCCCACCCCGACGTCAACAAGGTGGCCTTCACCGGCTCCACCGAGGTCGGCAAGGCCATCGCCCGGACGGTCGCCGGCACCGACAAGAAGGTCACCCTGGAGCTTGGCGGCAAGGCGGCGAACATCGTCTTCGACGACGCGCCGATCGACCAGGCCGTCGAGGGCATCGTCAACGGGATCTTCTTCAACCAGGGACATGTGTGCTGCGCGGGCTCGCGCCTCCTCGTCCAGGAGTCGGTCCAGGACGAGCTGCTGGACGCGCTCAAGCGCCGGATGCAGACGCTGCGGGTGGGCGACCCCCTCGACAAGAACACCGACATCGGCGCGATCAACTCCGCCGAGCAGCTGGCCCGGATCACCGCGCTGGCCGACGCGGGCGAGGCCGAGGGCGCCGAGCGCTGGGCCCCGGCCTGCGAACTGCCCACCGCCGGCTACTGGTTCGCCCCGACCCTGTTCACCGGGGTCACCCAGGCGCACCGCATCGCCCGCGAGGAGATCTTCGGCCCGGTGCTGTCCGTGCTGACCTTCCGTACGCCGGAGGAGGCCGTCGCCAAGGCCAACAACACGCCCTACGGGCTGTCGGCGGGCATCTGGACGGAGAAGGGCTCGCGCATCCTGTGGATGGCGAACAAGCTCCGTGCGGGCGTCATCTGGTCCAACACGTTCAACAAGTTCGACCCCGCCTCGCCGTTCGGCGGCTACAAGGAGTCGGGCTACGGCCGCGAGGGCGGCCGCCACGGTCTGGAGGCGTACCTCAATGTCTGA
- the deoC gene encoding deoxyribose-phosphate aldolase — MPITVPAYGKEAAGRLASMADVTADDGALRRFLHGLPGVDAVGLQARAATLGTRSIKTTAKAYAIDLAISMIDLTTLEGADTPGKVRALCAKGVHPDPTDRTAPKVAAICVYPDMVATAKEALAGSGIHVASVATAFPAGRAALPVKLADTRDAVAAGADEIDMVIDRGAFLSGRYLAVFEEIKQVKEACVRPDGSAAHLKVIFETGELETYDNVRRVSWLAMLAGADFIKTSTGKVAVNATPPVTLLMLEAVRDFHAATGVQVGVKPAGGIRTTKDAIKYLVMVNETLGEPWLTADWFRFGASSLLNDLLMQRQKLGTGRYSGPDYVTVD, encoded by the coding sequence ATGCCCATCACTGTTCCCGCATACGGCAAGGAAGCCGCGGGGCGTCTGGCGTCAATGGCGGATGTCACCGCCGACGACGGAGCGCTGCGCCGCTTTCTGCACGGCCTCCCGGGCGTCGACGCGGTGGGGCTCCAGGCCCGCGCCGCCACTCTCGGCACCCGCTCGATCAAGACCACGGCGAAGGCGTACGCCATCGACCTCGCCATCTCCATGATCGACCTGACGACCCTCGAAGGCGCGGACACCCCGGGCAAGGTCCGGGCGCTGTGCGCCAAGGGGGTCCATCCCGATCCGACGGACCGCACCGCCCCCAAGGTCGCGGCCATCTGCGTCTACCCCGACATGGTGGCCACCGCCAAGGAGGCGCTGGCCGGATCCGGTATCCATGTCGCCTCCGTCGCCACCGCCTTCCCCGCGGGCCGCGCCGCGCTGCCGGTCAAGCTGGCCGACACCCGTGACGCGGTCGCGGCCGGTGCCGACGAGATCGACATGGTGATCGACCGGGGCGCCTTCCTCTCCGGGCGCTACCTGGCGGTCTTCGAGGAGATCAAGCAGGTGAAGGAGGCGTGCGTCCGGCCCGACGGCAGCGCCGCGCACCTCAAGGTGATCTTCGAGACCGGCGAGCTGGAGACGTACGACAACGTCCGCCGGGTCTCCTGGCTGGCGATGCTGGCCGGCGCCGACTTCATCAAGACCTCGACCGGCAAGGTGGCCGTCAACGCCACCCCGCCCGTCACGCTGCTGATGCTGGAGGCCGTACGGGACTTCCACGCCGCCACCGGCGTCCAGGTGGGCGTCAAGCCCGCCGGCGGGATCCGTACGACCAAGGACGCCATCAAGTACCTGGTGATGGTCAACGAGACGCTGGGCGAGCCCTGGCTGACCGCCGACTGGTTCCGCTTCGGCGCATCCAGCCTGCTGAACGACCTGCTGATGCAGCGTCAGAAGCTCGGCACCGGCCGGTACTCCGGCCCCGACTACGTCACGGTGGACTGA
- a CDS encoding PH domain-containing protein, giving the protein MTSPHPSTAPQQQYADRSYRSPAALAGGSLLLLLGFWLAGDALLRGTGHTRLTAAFALLLGVPLVYAFTLRPVVRAGEDRLTVRNPFRTITLPWGAVEDLRATFSAEVLTASAKYQMWAIPVSLRERKKSDRQAARAAAGLRSARTADPGPVPRATADRTLADLRDLKARAATRATAQGEVTVRWAYEVVGPVVVGAVGLGLMLGL; this is encoded by the coding sequence ATGACGAGCCCGCACCCCTCCACCGCGCCACAGCAGCAGTACGCCGACCGCAGCTATCGCTCCCCCGCGGCCCTGGCGGGCGGCTCTCTGCTCCTCCTGCTCGGCTTCTGGCTCGCCGGCGATGCGCTGCTGCGCGGCACCGGGCACACCAGGCTGACGGCCGCCTTCGCCCTGCTGCTCGGCGTTCCGCTGGTGTACGCCTTCACGCTGCGGCCCGTGGTGCGGGCGGGCGAGGACCGGCTGACGGTGCGCAACCCCTTCCGTACGATCACGCTGCCCTGGGGGGCCGTCGAGGACCTGCGGGCGACCTTCTCCGCCGAGGTGCTCACCGCCTCCGCGAAGTACCAGATGTGGGCCATCCCGGTCTCCCTCCGCGAACGCAAGAAGTCCGACCGCCAGGCCGCCCGCGCCGCCGCCGGCCTCCGCTCCGCCCGGACCGCCGACCCCGGCCCCGTCCCCCGCGCCACTGCCGACCGCACCCTCGCCGACCTCCGCGACCTCAAGGCCCGCGCGGCCACCCGCGCGACGGCCCAGGGCGAGGTGACGGTGCGGTGGGCGTATGAGGTTGTTGGGCCGGTGGTGGTGGGGGCGGTTGGGCTGGGTTTGATGCTTGGCTTGTAA
- a CDS encoding phospho-sugar mutase has product MASDRTELITRAEAWLAEDPDPETRTELTGLLADGDTDELAARFAGTLQFGTAGLRGELGAGPMRMNRSVVIRAAAGLAGYLKAKGEGSGLVVIGYDARHKSADFARDTAAVMVGAGLRAALLPRPLPTPVLAFAIRHLGAVAGVEVTASHNPPRDNGYKVYLGDGSQIVPPADGEIADEIAAVRSLADVPRPESGWETLDDEVLRAYLARTDAVLTPGSPRDLQVVYTPLHGVGRDTLVAAFARAGFPAPTVVAEQAEPDPDFPTVAFPNPEEPGAMDLAFATAQSVGPDIVIANDPDADRCAVAVPAPGTKDGWRMLRGDEVGALLAAHLVSKQASGTFATTIVSSSLMSRIAAASSLPYEETLTGFKWLARVDGLRYAFEEALGYCVDPEGVRDKDGITAALLIAELAAELKHAGRTLSDLLDDLALEFGLHATDQLSVRVEDLSLIAAAMQRLRETPPTTLAGLTVTSSDDLTKGTDSLPPTDGLRYYLSGSPEAGIEAARIVVRPSGTEPKLKCYLEVVVPVSDAAALPAAREKATATLAAVKRDLSAVAGI; this is encoded by the coding sequence GTGGCTTCCGATCGCACGGAGCTGATCACCCGGGCCGAGGCATGGCTGGCCGAGGACCCCGACCCCGAGACGCGCACCGAGCTGACCGGGCTCCTGGCCGACGGGGACACCGACGAGCTGGCCGCCCGGTTCGCCGGCACGCTCCAGTTCGGCACCGCCGGGCTGCGCGGTGAGCTGGGCGCGGGCCCGATGCGGATGAACCGCTCGGTGGTCATCCGGGCCGCGGCCGGGCTCGCCGGGTACCTCAAGGCGAAGGGCGAGGGCTCGGGGCTGGTCGTCATCGGCTACGACGCGCGCCACAAGAGCGCGGACTTCGCCCGTGACACGGCGGCGGTGATGGTCGGCGCGGGCCTGCGCGCCGCGCTGCTGCCGCGTCCGCTGCCCACCCCCGTGCTGGCCTTCGCGATCCGCCACCTGGGTGCGGTGGCCGGCGTCGAGGTCACCGCCAGCCACAACCCGCCGCGCGACAACGGCTACAAGGTCTATCTGGGCGACGGCTCGCAGATCGTGCCGCCCGCGGACGGCGAGATCGCCGACGAGATCGCCGCCGTGCGCTCGCTGGCCGACGTACCGCGTCCCGAGTCCGGCTGGGAAACCCTCGATGACGAGGTCCTGCGGGCGTATCTGGCACGTACGGACGCCGTGCTGACCCCCGGCTCCCCGCGCGACCTCCAGGTCGTCTACACGCCCCTGCACGGCGTCGGGCGGGACACCCTCGTCGCCGCCTTCGCGCGGGCCGGTTTCCCCGCCCCGACGGTCGTCGCCGAGCAGGCCGAGCCGGATCCCGACTTCCCCACCGTCGCCTTCCCCAACCCGGAAGAGCCCGGCGCGATGGACCTCGCCTTCGCCACCGCGCAGTCCGTCGGGCCGGACATCGTCATCGCCAACGACCCGGACGCGGACCGCTGCGCCGTCGCCGTACCGGCCCCGGGCACAAAGGACGGCTGGCGGATGCTGCGCGGCGACGAGGTCGGCGCGCTGCTCGCCGCCCATCTGGTCAGCAAGCAGGCGTCCGGCACCTTCGCGACCACCATCGTCTCCTCCTCCCTCATGTCCCGGATCGCCGCTGCCTCCTCCCTCCCCTACGAGGAGACGCTGACCGGCTTCAAGTGGCTGGCGCGGGTGGACGGCCTGCGGTACGCCTTCGAGGAGGCGCTGGGCTACTGCGTCGACCCGGAGGGCGTACGCGACAAGGACGGCATCACCGCCGCCCTGCTGATCGCCGAACTGGCCGCCGAACTGAAGCACGCGGGCCGCACCCTGAGCGACCTCCTGGACGACCTCGCCCTGGAATTCGGCCTGCACGCCACCGACCAGCTCTCGGTCCGCGTCGAGGACCTGTCCCTGATCGCCGCCGCGATGCAGAGGCTCCGCGAGACCCCGCCCACCACGCTGGCGGGCCTGACGGTGACGTCCTCGGACGACCTGACCAAGGGCACCGACTCCCTCCCGCCGACCGACGGGCTGCGCTACTACCTGTCGGGCTCCCCGGAGGCCGGCATCGAAGCGGCCCGCATCGTGGTCCGCCCCAGCGGCACCGAGCCGAAGCTGAAGTGCTACCTGGAGGTCGTGGTCCCGGTTTCCGACGCGGCGGCGCTCCCTGCGGCCCGCGAGAAGGCGACGGCGACGCTGGCCGCCGTCAAGCGGGATCTGTCGGCGGTTGCCGGAATCTGA
- a CDS encoding purine-nucleoside phosphorylase: MNASVTPDIARDPQAAADAAASRLRELTGAETHDVALVMGSGWAPAAEALGAPEHEFPVTELPGFPPPAVAGHGGKVRSYRVGEKRALVFLGRTHYYEGRGVAAVAHGVRTAVAAGCKTVVLTNGCGGLRDGMRPGQPVLISDHLNLTATSPIIGANFVDLTDLYSPRLRTLCKEIDPSLEEGVYAQFPGPHYETPAEIRMIRTLGADLVGMSTVLEAIAAREAGAEVLGLSLVTNLAAGMTGEPLNHEEVLQAGRDSAIQMGALLGQVLSKI, from the coding sequence GTGAACGCATCTGTTACTCCCGACATCGCCCGCGACCCGCAGGCCGCCGCCGACGCCGCCGCCTCGCGACTGCGCGAACTCACCGGCGCCGAGACCCACGACGTCGCCCTGGTCATGGGCTCGGGCTGGGCCCCGGCCGCCGAGGCCCTGGGCGCGCCCGAGCACGAGTTCCCGGTCACCGAGCTGCCCGGCTTCCCGCCGCCCGCCGTGGCCGGTCACGGCGGCAAGGTCCGCTCGTACCGCGTCGGCGAGAAGCGCGCGCTGGTCTTCCTGGGCCGTACCCACTACTACGAGGGCCGCGGGGTCGCCGCGGTCGCGCACGGCGTCCGTACCGCCGTCGCGGCCGGCTGCAAGACCGTGGTGCTCACCAACGGGTGCGGCGGTCTGCGCGACGGCATGCGCCCGGGCCAGCCGGTCCTGATCAGCGACCACCTCAACCTCACCGCCACCTCCCCGATCATCGGCGCGAACTTCGTCGACCTGACGGACCTGTACTCGCCGCGGCTGCGCACGCTGTGCAAGGAGATCGACCCGAGCCTGGAGGAGGGCGTCTACGCCCAGTTCCCCGGCCCGCACTACGAGACCCCCGCCGAGATCCGGATGATCCGCACCCTGGGCGCCGACCTGGTCGGTATGTCCACGGTCCTGGAGGCCATCGCCGCCCGTGAGGCGGGCGCCGAGGTGCTCGGGCTGTCCCTGGTGACCAACCTCGCCGCGGGCATGACGGGCGAGCCGCTCAACCACGAGGAGGTGCTCCAGGCGGGCCGCGACTCGGCGATCCAGATGGGGGCCCTGCTCGGACAGGTCCTCAGCAAGATCTAG
- a CDS encoding gamma-glutamylcyclotransferase, with translation MSLYAAYAGNLDARLMSRRAPHSPLRGTGWLNGWRLTFGGEQMGWEGALATIVEAPRSQVFVALYDIAPMDEESMDRWEGVGLDIYRRMRVRVHTLDGDEPAWVYVLNGYEGGLPSARYLGEIADAAESAGAPHDYVMELRKRPC, from the coding sequence ATGTCGCTCTACGCCGCGTACGCCGGCAACCTCGACGCGCGGCTGATGTCCCGCCGCGCACCGCACTCACCGCTGCGCGGCACGGGCTGGCTGAACGGCTGGCGGCTGACCTTCGGCGGCGAGCAGATGGGCTGGGAAGGCGCCCTGGCGACGATCGTCGAGGCCCCCCGCTCGCAGGTCTTCGTCGCGCTCTACGACATCGCCCCGATGGACGAGGAGTCCATGGACCGGTGGGAGGGCGTGGGCCTGGACATCTACCGCCGGATGCGGGTGCGGGTGCACACGCTGGACGGCGACGAACCGGCCTGGGTCTATGTCCTCAACGGCTACGAGGGCGGCCTCCCCTCCGCCCGCTACCTGGGCGAGATCGCCGACGCGGCGGAATCGGCGGGCGCGCCGCACGACTATGTGATGGAGCTGCGCAAGCGCCCCTGCTGA
- a CDS encoding NAD(P)H-quinone dehydrogenase — MEGVTRIVIIGGGPGGYEAALVGASLGAEVTVVDCDGLGGASVLTDCVPSKTLIATAEVMTTFDSSYEELGIIVEDDTPYVDRPARVVGVDLGKVNRRVKRLALAQSHDITASVTRAGGRVMRGRGRLEPGQSPDGARRVTVTAADGTEETLVADAVLIATGAHPREIPDALPDGERILNWTQLYDLTELPEELIVVGSGVTGAEFAGAYQALGSRVTLVSSRDRVLPGEDPDAAAVLEDVFRRRGMNVMARSRAAAVKRVGDRVEVTLADGRTISGTHCLVAVGSIPNTAGIGLEEAGVKLKDSGHIWTDKVSRTSAPGVYAAGDCTGVFALASVAAMQGRIAMYHFLGDAVTPLNLKTVSANVFTDPEIATVGYSQADVDNGKIDARVVKLPLLRNPRAKMQGIRDGFVKLFCRPGTGIVVGGVVVSPRASELIHPISLAVDNNLTVEQIASAFTVYPSLSGSLAEVARQLHTRKAASE, encoded by the coding sequence ATGGAGGGCGTGACTCGGATCGTGATCATCGGTGGCGGACCCGGCGGATACGAGGCGGCCCTGGTGGGCGCCTCTCTCGGCGCGGAGGTGACCGTCGTCGACTGCGACGGTCTGGGCGGGGCGTCGGTGCTCACCGACTGCGTACCGTCGAAGACTTTGATCGCGACGGCCGAGGTGATGACCACCTTCGACTCCTCCTACGAGGAACTGGGCATCATCGTCGAGGACGACACGCCGTACGTGGACCGCCCGGCGCGCGTCGTCGGCGTCGACCTCGGCAAGGTCAACCGCCGCGTCAAGCGCCTCGCGCTCGCCCAGTCGCATGACATCACCGCCTCCGTGACCCGCGCCGGCGGCCGGGTGATGCGCGGCCGCGGCCGCCTGGAGCCGGGTCAGTCGCCCGACGGTGCGCGCCGGGTGACGGTGACCGCCGCCGACGGCACCGAGGAGACCCTCGTCGCCGACGCGGTGCTGATCGCGACCGGCGCCCACCCCCGCGAGATCCCCGACGCGCTGCCCGACGGCGAGCGGATCCTGAACTGGACGCAGCTCTACGACCTGACCGAGCTCCCCGAGGAGCTCATCGTGGTCGGCTCCGGTGTCACCGGCGCCGAGTTCGCCGGCGCCTACCAGGCGCTCGGCTCCCGCGTCACCCTCGTCTCCTCCCGCGACCGCGTCCTGCCCGGCGAGGACCCCGACGCCGCCGCCGTCCTGGAGGACGTCTTCCGCCGCCGCGGGATGAACGTCATGGCCCGCTCGCGCGCCGCCGCCGTCAAGCGCGTCGGCGACCGCGTCGAGGTCACCCTGGCCGACGGCCGGACGATCTCCGGTACGCACTGCCTGGTGGCCGTCGGCTCCATCCCCAACACCGCGGGCATCGGTCTGGAGGAGGCCGGCGTCAAGCTCAAGGACTCCGGCCACATCTGGACCGACAAGGTCTCGCGCACCAGCGCCCCCGGCGTCTACGCGGCCGGCGACTGCACGGGCGTCTTCGCGCTCGCCTCCGTCGCCGCCATGCAGGGCCGGATCGCGATGTACCACTTCCTGGGCGACGCGGTGACGCCGCTCAATCTCAAGACCGTCTCCGCGAACGTCTTCACCGACCCGGAGATCGCCACCGTCGGCTACTCCCAGGCCGATGTCGACAACGGCAAGATCGACGCCCGGGTGGTCAAGCTGCCGCTGCTGCGCAACCCGCGCGCCAAGATGCAGGGCATCCGCGACGGCTTCGTCAAGCTCTTCTGCCGCCCCGGTACGGGCATCGTGGTCGGCGGCGTGGTGGTCTCCCCGCGCGCCAGCGAGCTGATCCACCCGATATCGCTCGCGGTCGACAACAACCTGACCGTCGAGCAGATCGCCAGCGCCTTCACGGTCTACCCGTCACTCTCCGGCTCCCTCGCCGAGGTCGCGCGCCAGCTGCACACCCGCAAGGCGGCCAGCGAGTAG
- a CDS encoding DeoR/GlpR family DNA-binding transcription regulator, translating into MVRANGAVSLRELARVVQTSEVTVRRDVRALEAEGLLDRRHGGAVLPGGFTRESGFPQKSHLATAEKTAIADLAAGFVDEGEAIVVGAGTTTQELARRLARVPGLTVVTNSLLVAQALAHANRVEVVMTGGTLRGSNYALVGSGAEQSLQGLRVSRAFLSGSGLTAERGLSTSNMLSASVDRALVQAAGEVVVLADHTKLGSDTMFQTVPTDVITRLVTDEPPGHDDRAATELQALADQGVQIAVASGPGAGQGPDRTGGPDGAVGERRASRRDVPLPGQRRNLPPGNGGSPLRPAPSLAEGPGGRVADLAPRRR; encoded by the coding sequence ATGGTGCGTGCCAACGGAGCGGTGTCGCTCCGGGAGCTCGCCCGTGTCGTCCAGACCTCCGAAGTGACCGTACGGCGGGATGTGCGGGCGCTGGAGGCGGAAGGGCTGCTCGACCGCCGCCACGGCGGGGCGGTCTTGCCGGGAGGTTTTACCCGGGAGTCCGGATTCCCGCAGAAATCCCATCTAGCGACCGCCGAGAAAACGGCCATCGCAGATCTCGCCGCGGGTTTCGTCGACGAGGGCGAGGCCATCGTCGTCGGCGCCGGGACCACCACCCAGGAGCTGGCCCGTCGGCTGGCCCGGGTGCCCGGTCTGACCGTGGTCACCAACTCGCTGCTGGTCGCCCAGGCCCTGGCCCATGCCAACCGCGTCGAGGTCGTCATGACCGGAGGCACCCTGCGCGGTTCCAACTACGCGCTGGTCGGCAGCGGTGCCGAACAGTCCCTCCAGGGGCTGCGGGTCTCCCGCGCCTTCCTCTCGGGCAGCGGTCTGACCGCCGAGCGGGGCCTGTCCACCTCCAACATGCTCTCCGCCAGCGTCGACCGGGCGCTGGTACAGGCGGCGGGGGAGGTGGTGGTGCTCGCCGACCACACCAAGCTCGGCTCCGACACGATGTTCCAGACCGTGCCCACGGACGTGATCACCCGGCTGGTCACCGACGAGCCGCCGGGCCACGACGACCGCGCCGCCACCGAACTCCAGGCCCTGGCTGATCAGGGCGTGCAGATCGCGGTCGCGAGCGGTCCGGGCGCCGGGCAGGGACCGGACCGGACCGGCGGCCCGGACGGCGCGGTCGGGGAGCGCAGGGCCTCCCGGCGGGACGTGCCGCTGCCCGGCCAGCGCCGCAACCTCCCCCCGGGCAACGGCGGTTCCCCCCTGCGCCCGGCGCCGTCGCTGGCGGAGGGGCCGGGCGGCCGGGTCGCGGACCTGGCGCCGAGACGCCGCTGA
- a CDS encoding TetR/AcrR family transcriptional regulator, with protein MGTETAGARPMRADARRNYERLLTQARTAFTEHGTDTSLEDIARRAGVGIGTLYRHFPSRTALMGAVFQGEVDALLTYARELADAPQPCRALVDWLRAVITHASTYRGLSRALMAASADDSSAMARCCVPMREAGEALLGRAQRAGAVRPDVAIGDLLQLTNGIALAVEESPDDPGLADRLLTLTLSGLTAGR; from the coding sequence ATGGGGACCGAGACGGCGGGCGCGCGCCCGATGCGGGCGGATGCGCGCCGTAATTACGAACGACTGCTGACCCAGGCCCGTACGGCTTTCACGGAGCACGGCACGGACACCTCGCTGGAGGACATCGCGCGCCGCGCCGGCGTCGGCATCGGCACCCTCTACCGCCACTTCCCCAGCCGTACGGCCCTGATGGGCGCCGTCTTCCAGGGCGAGGTGGACGCGCTGCTGACGTACGCCAGGGAGCTGGCCGATGCGCCGCAGCCGTGCCGCGCGCTGGTCGACTGGCTGCGCGCGGTCATCACCCATGCCAGCACCTACCGCGGGCTGTCCCGCGCCCTGATGGCGGCGTCGGCGGACGACAGCTCGGCGATGGCGCGGTGCTGTGTGCCGATGCGCGAGGCCGGCGAGGCCCTGCTCGGCCGGGCGCAGCGGGCCGGCGCCGTCCGCCCCGATGTGGCCATCGGCGACCTGCTCCAGCTGACCAACGGCATCGCCCTGGCCGTCGAGGAGTCCCCCGACGACCCGGGCCTGGCCGACCGCCTGCTCACGCTCACCCTCAGCGGGCTCACGGCGGGGCGCTGA
- a CDS encoding alpha/beta hydrolase, which produces MGLTSRPLLYAMGALAVACMGLTLWLWPRCAGRGPRALLGRLGAIAGTQLAVVATLGLAVNANFQFYASWHELLGLYDGAPAAVGKWGKEGAAGPVGDPSKGLVQPSGPDGLDKVHGLPKGRPDRAGRVESVRIVGKRTRVVDGAYVYLPPQYFQRQYAKQRFPVVVALSGYPGGTFLLGQHLRLPQTAAGLVRSGKMQPTIIVMMRPTIAPPRDTQCMDVPGGPQAETFFARDVPDALRSHYRVGDDPGSWGVLGYSSGGSCALQLVMRHDRTYTAAAALSPDYKVSNDPTTGNLFGDGKDRIRRRQEHDLMWRLAHLPAPEVNVLVGTSRTGEKNYPAAKAFLGAVRPPMTADSIILGHGSHNFATWRRELPAALQWMSRSLTFPEDVVGNS; this is translated from the coding sequence ATGGGGCTGACCAGCCGGCCGCTGTTGTACGCCATGGGTGCACTCGCCGTGGCCTGTATGGGGCTCACCCTCTGGCTCTGGCCCCGGTGCGCCGGACGGGGGCCACGGGCGCTCCTGGGACGGCTCGGGGCCATCGCGGGCACCCAGCTGGCGGTCGTGGCCACGCTCGGGCTCGCGGTCAACGCCAACTTCCAGTTCTACGCCTCCTGGCACGAGCTGCTCGGCCTGTACGACGGTGCCCCGGCCGCCGTCGGCAAATGGGGCAAGGAGGGGGCGGCCGGGCCCGTCGGCGACCCGTCCAAGGGCCTCGTCCAGCCCTCCGGGCCCGACGGGCTCGACAAGGTGCACGGCCTGCCGAAGGGGCGCCCGGACCGGGCCGGCAGGGTGGAGTCCGTACGGATCGTGGGGAAGCGGACCCGGGTGGTGGACGGGGCGTATGTGTATCTGCCGCCGCAGTACTTCCAGCGGCAGTACGCGAAACAGCGCTTCCCCGTCGTCGTCGCGCTCAGCGGCTACCCGGGCGGCACCTTCCTGCTCGGCCAGCATCTGCGGCTGCCGCAGACCGCCGCCGGGCTGGTCCGCTCCGGAAAGATGCAGCCGACCATCATCGTCATGATGCGGCCCACCATCGCCCCGCCGCGCGACACCCAGTGCATGGACGTGCCCGGCGGCCCGCAGGCCGAGACCTTCTTCGCACGGGACGTCCCGGACGCGCTGCGGTCCCACTACCGCGTCGGCGACGACCCGGGCAGCTGGGGCGTCCTCGGCTACTCCTCGGGCGGCAGCTGCGCCCTCCAGCTGGTCATGCGGCACGACCGGACCTACACCGCGGCGGCCGCCCTCTCGCCCGACTACAAGGTCAGCAACGACCCGACCACCGGCAACCTCTTCGGCGACGGCAAGGACCGGATTCGGCGCCGACAGGAGCACGATCTGATGTGGCGGCTGGCGCATCTGCCCGCGCCCGAGGTCAACGTCCTGGTGGGCACGAGCCGTACGGGCGAGAAGAACTACCCGGCGGCCAAGGCGTTCCTGGGCGCCGTGCGGCCCCCGATGACGGCGGATTCGATCATCCTCGGCCACGGCAGCCACAACTTCGCCACCTGGCGCCGCGAACTGCCCGCCGCGCTCCAGTGGATGAGCAGGTCACTGACGTTCCCGGAGGACGTGGTGGGCAACTCCTAG